From a single Phalacrocorax aristotelis chromosome 1, bGulAri2.1, whole genome shotgun sequence genomic region:
- the CAV2 gene encoding caveolin-2 isoform X2 yields the protein MGLETEKADTRIFMDDDNFPRSGGPALSEAEKCAEDGPDRDPRGLNAHLQLGFEDVIAEPELTHSFDKVWICSHALFELSKYLIYKLLTLVLAIPLALVVGIVFAVLSCLHICRKIAKGGSIHVRLHGKEKES from the exons ATGGGGCTGGAGACGGAGAAGGCGGACACCCGCATCTTCATGGACGACGACAACTTCCCGCGGAGCGGCGGCCCGGCGCTGTCGGAGGCGGAGAAGTGCGCGGAGGACGGGCCGGACCGCGACCCTCGGGGGCTGAACGCCCACCTCCAG CTGGGCTTCGAGGATGTGATCGCGGAGCCCGAGCTCACCCACTCCTTCGACAAAGTCTGGATCTGCAGCCACGCTCTCTTTGAGCTCAGCAAGTACCTGATCTACAAGCTCCTGACCCTGGTGCTCGCCATCCCGCTGGCCCTGGTCGTGGGGATCGTCTTCGCGGTCCTTAGCTGTCTGCACATCTG CAGAAAGATTGCTAAAGGAGGAAGCATACATGTGAGACttcatggaaaggaaaaagaaagctga
- the CAV2 gene encoding caveolin-2 isoform X1, giving the protein MGLETEKADTRIFMDDDNFPRSGGPALSEAEKCAEDGPDRDPRGLNAHLQLGFEDVIAEPELTHSFDKVWICSHALFELSKYLIYKLLTLVLAIPLALVVGIVFAVLSCLHIWIVVPFVKTCLMVLPSVQTIWKSLTDVFVVPFFHSVGRCFAMVNIRLDQE; this is encoded by the exons ATGGGGCTGGAGACGGAGAAGGCGGACACCCGCATCTTCATGGACGACGACAACTTCCCGCGGAGCGGCGGCCCGGCGCTGTCGGAGGCGGAGAAGTGCGCGGAGGACGGGCCGGACCGCGACCCTCGGGGGCTGAACGCCCACCTCCAG CTGGGCTTCGAGGATGTGATCGCGGAGCCCGAGCTCACCCACTCCTTCGACAAAGTCTGGATCTGCAGCCACGCTCTCTTTGAGCTCAGCAAGTACCTGATCTACAAGCTCCTGACCCTGGTGCTCGCCATCCCGCTGGCCCTGGTCGTGGGGATCGTCTTCGCGGTCCTTAGCTGTCTGCACATCTG gATTGTGGTGCCATTCGTGAAAACCTGTCTCATGGTCTTGCCTTCAGTGCAAACTATATGGAAGAGCCTGACAGATGTTTTCGTCGTACCGTTCTTTCACAGCGTAGGCCGATGCTTTGCCATGGTTAATATACGCCTGGACCAAGAGTAA